A window of Rhinolophus ferrumequinum isolate MPI-CBG mRhiFer1 chromosome X, mRhiFer1_v1.p, whole genome shotgun sequence contains these coding sequences:
- the RBM10 gene encoding RNA-binding protein 10 isoform X6, producing the protein MEYERRGGRGDRTGRYGAADRSQEDGGENRSRDHDYRDMDYRSYPREYGSQEGKHDYDDSSEEQSAEDSYEASPGSETQRRRRRRHRHSPTGPPGFPRDGDYRDQDYRTEQGEEEEEEEEEEEEEKASNIVMLRMLPQAATEDDIRAQLQSHGVQAREVRLMRNKSSGQSRGFAFVEFSHLQDATRWMEANQHSLNILGQKVSMHYSDPKPKINEDWLCNKCGVQNFKRREKCFKCGVPKSEAEQKLPLGTRLDQQTLPLGGRELSQGLLPLPQPYQAQGVLASQALSQGSEPSSENANDTIILRNLNPHSTMDSILGALAPYAVLSSSNVRVIKDKQTQLNRGFAFIQLSTIEAAQLLQILQALHPPLTIDGKTINVEFAKGSKRDMASNEGSRINAASVASTAIAAAQWAISQASQGGEGAWATPEEPPVDYSYYQQDEGYGGSQGTESSLYAHGYLKGTKGPSITGTKGDAAGAGAETSLEPGADSVSLQGFSRAQPGATPGIYQQSAAEASGSQGAAANSQSYTIISPAVLKSELQSPNHPSSALPPATSPTAQESYSQYPVPDVSTYQYDETSGYYYDPQTGLYYDPNSQYYYNAQSQQYLYWDGERRTYVPALEQSADGHKETGAPSKEGKEKKEKHKTKTAQQIAKDMERWARSLNKQKENFKNSFQPISSLRDDERRESATADAGYAILEKKGALAERQHTSMDLPKLASEDRPSPPRGLVAAYSGESDSEEEQERGGPEREEKLTDWQKLACLLCRRQFPSKEALIRHQQLSGLHKQNLEIHRRAHLSENELEALEKNDMEQMKYRDRAAERREKYGIPEPPEPKRRKYGGMSAASVDFEQPTRDGLGSDNIGSRMLQAMGWKEGSGLGRKKQGIVTPIEAQTRVRGSGLGARGSSYGVTSTESYKETLHKTMVTRFNEAQ; encoded by the exons AGGTGGTCGTGGAGACAGGACTGGCCGCTATGGAGCCGCTGACCGTTCGCAGGAGGACGGTGGGGAAAACCGCAGCCGGGACCACGACTACCGGGACATGGACTACCGCTCATACCCCCGCGAGTATGGCAGCCAGGAAGGCAAGCACGATTATGACGACTCATCCGAGGAGCAGAGTGCAGAg GATTCCTACGAGGCCTCCCCGGGCTCCGAAACTCAGCgtaggcggcggcggcggcacaGGCACAGCCCCACTGGCCCGCCAGGCTTCCCCCGAGACGGCGACTATCGGGACCAGGACTATCGGACCGagcaaggggaggaggaggaggaggaggaggaggaggaggaggaggagaaggccagTAACATCGTCATGCTGAGGATGCTGCCACAGGCAGCCACTGAGGATGAC ATCCGTGCCCAGCTGCAGTCCCATGGCGTCCAAGCCCGGGAGGTCCGGCTGATGCGGAACAAATCCTCAG GTCAGAGCCGGGGCTTCGCCTTCGTCGAGTTTAGTCACTTGCAGGACGCTACACGATGGATGGAAGCCAATCAG CACTCCCTCAACATCCTGGGCCAGAAGGTGTCCATGCACTACAGCGACCCCAAGCCCAAGATCAATGAGGACTGGCTATGTAATAAG TGTGGCGTCCAGAACTTCAAACGCCGCGAGAAGTGCTTCAAATGTGGTGTGCCCAAGTCAG AGGCAGAGCAGAAGCTGCCCCTGGGCACAAGGCTGGATCAGCAGACACTTCCACTGGGTGGACGGGAGCTGAGCCAGGGCCTGCTCCCCCTGCCACAGCCCTACCAGGCCCAGGGAGTGCTAGCCTCCCAAGCCCTGTCACAGGGCTCAGAGCCAAGCTCGGAGAACGCCAATGACA CCATCATTTTGCGCAACCTGAACCCACACAGCACCATGGACTCCATCCTGGGGGCCCTGGCACCCTATGCAGTGCTGTCCTCCTCCAATGTACGCGTCATCAAGGACAAGCAGACTCAACTGAACCGCGGCTTCGCCTTCATCCAGCTCTCCACCATC gaggcAGCCCAGCTGCTGCAGATCCTGCAGGCCCTGCACCCGCCGCTCACCATCGATGGCAAGACCATCAATGTTGAATTTGCCAAGGGTTCTAAGAG GGACATGGCCTCCAATGAGGGCAGTCGCATCAATGCTGCCTCTGTGGCCAGCACTGCCATTGCTGCGGCCCAGTGGGCCATCTCACAG gcctcccagggtggggagggtgccTGGGCCACCCCCGAGGAGCCACCGGTCGACTACAGCTACTACCAACAGGATGAGGGCTATGGCGGCAGCCAGGGCACAGAGTCCTCCCTCTATGCCCATGGCTACCTCAAGGGCACCAAGGGCCCCAGCATCACTGGAACCAAAGGGGACGCAGCCGGAGCAG GTGCTGAAACCTCCCTGGAGCCTGGAGCGGACTCTGTGTCACTGCAGGGTTTCTCCCGTGCCCAACCTGGTGCCACCCCTGGCATCTACCAGCAGTCAGCAGCCGAGGCAAGCGGCAGCCAGGGCGCTGCTGCCAACAGTCAG TCATACACCATCATATCACCTGCTGTGCTCAAATCGGAGCTCCAGAGCCCCaaccatcccagctctgccctgccaCCAGCCACCAGCCCCACTGCCCAGGAGTCCTACAGCCAGTACC CTGTTCCTGACGTCTCCACCTACCAGTACGACGAGACATCCGGCTACTACTATGATCCCCAGACTGGCCTCTACTATGACCCCAACTCCCAG tatTACTACAACGCTCAGAGCCAGCAGTACCTGTACTGGGATGGGGAAAGGCGGACCTACGTTCCTGCCCTGGAGCAGTCAGCCGACGGCCATAAAGAGACAGGGGCACCCTCCAAGGagggcaaagagaagaaagagaagcacaAGACCAAGACAGCCCAACAG ATTGCCAAGGACATGGAACGCTGGGCTCGCAGTCtcaacaagcaaaaagaaaacttcaaaaacagCTTCCAGCCCATCAGTTCCCTGCGAGACGATGAAAGGCGGGAGTCGGCCACTGCAGATGCCGGCTACGCCATCCTGGAGAAGAAG GGAGCACTAGCTGAGAGACAGCACACCAGCATGGACCTCCCAAAACTGGCCAGCGAGGACCGCCCA AGCCCACCTCGGGGGCTGGTGGCAGCCTACAGTGGGGAGAGTGACAGTGAGGAGGAGCAGGAGCGAGGGGGCCCAGAGCGGGAGGAAAAGCTCACCGACTGGCAGAAGCTGGCCTGTCTGCTCTGCCGGCGCCAGTTCCCCAGCAAGGAGGCGCTCATCCGGCACCAGCAGCTCTCCGGGCTCCACAAG CAAAACCTTGAGATTCACCGGCGAGCCCACCTATCGGAAAATGAACTAGAAGCACTTGAGAAGAATGACATGGAG CAAATGAAGTACCGGGACCGCGCAGCTGAACGCAGAGAAAAGTATGGCATCCCTGAGCCACCAGAGCCCAAGAGGAGGAAGTATGGTGGCATGTCTGCAGCTTCCGT GGACTTTGAGCAGCCCACACGGGACGGGCTGGGCAGTGACAACATTGGCAGTCGCATGCTCCAGGCCATGGGCTGGAAAGAGGGCAGTGGCCTGGGCCGAAAGAAGCAAGGCATTGTGACGCCCATTGAG GCTCAGACACGGGTGCGGGGCTCTGGCTTAGGAGCCCGAGGCAGCTCCTATGGGGTCACCTCAACTGAGTCCTACAAGGAGACACTGCACAAGACAATGGTGACCCGCTTCAACGAGGCCCAGTGA
- the RBM10 gene encoding RNA-binding protein 10 isoform X9: protein MEYERRGGRGDRTGRYGAADRSQEDGGENRSRDHDYRDMDYRSYPREYGSQEGKHDYDDSSEEQSAEIRAQLQSHGVQAREVRLMRNKSSGQSRGFAFVEFSHLQDATRWMEANQHSLNILGQKVSMHYSDPKPKINEDWLCNKCGVQNFKRREKCFKCGVPKSEAEQKLPLGTRLDQQTLPLGGRELSQGLLPLPQPYQAQGVLASQALSQGSEPSSENANDTIILRNLNPHSTMDSILGALAPYAVLSSSNVRVIKDKQTQLNRGFAFIQLSTIEAAQLLQILQALHPPLTIDGKTINVEFAKGSKRDMASNEGSRINAASVASTAIAAAQWAISQASQGGEGAWATPEEPPVDYSYYQQDEGYGGSQGTESSLYAHGYLKGTKGPSITGTKGDAAGAGAETSLEPGADSVSLQGFSRAQPGATPGIYQQSAAEASGSQGAAANSQSYTIISPAVLKSELQSPNHPSSALPPATSPTAQESYSQYPVPDVSTYQYDETSGYYYDPQTGLYYDPNSQYYYNAQSQQYLYWDGERRTYVPALEQSADGHKETGAPSKEGKEKKEKHKTKTAQQIAKDMERWARSLNKQKENFKNSFQPISSLRDDERRESATADAGYAILEKKGALAERQHTSMDLPKLASEDRPSPPRGLVAAYSGESDSEEEQERGGPEREEKLTDWQKLACLLCRRQFPSKEALIRHQQLSGLHKQNLEIHRRAHLSENELEALEKNDMEQMKYRDRAAERREKYGIPEPPEPKRRKYGGMSAASVDFEQPTRDGLGSDNIGSRMLQAMGWKEGSGLGRKKQGIVTPIEAQTRVRGSGLGARGSSYGVTSTESYKETLHKTMVTRFNEAQ, encoded by the exons AGGTGGTCGTGGAGACAGGACTGGCCGCTATGGAGCCGCTGACCGTTCGCAGGAGGACGGTGGGGAAAACCGCAGCCGGGACCACGACTACCGGGACATGGACTACCGCTCATACCCCCGCGAGTATGGCAGCCAGGAAGGCAAGCACGATTATGACGACTCATCCGAGGAGCAGAGTGCAGAg ATCCGTGCCCAGCTGCAGTCCCATGGCGTCCAAGCCCGGGAGGTCCGGCTGATGCGGAACAAATCCTCAG GTCAGAGCCGGGGCTTCGCCTTCGTCGAGTTTAGTCACTTGCAGGACGCTACACGATGGATGGAAGCCAATCAG CACTCCCTCAACATCCTGGGCCAGAAGGTGTCCATGCACTACAGCGACCCCAAGCCCAAGATCAATGAGGACTGGCTATGTAATAAG TGTGGCGTCCAGAACTTCAAACGCCGCGAGAAGTGCTTCAAATGTGGTGTGCCCAAGTCAG AGGCAGAGCAGAAGCTGCCCCTGGGCACAAGGCTGGATCAGCAGACACTTCCACTGGGTGGACGGGAGCTGAGCCAGGGCCTGCTCCCCCTGCCACAGCCCTACCAGGCCCAGGGAGTGCTAGCCTCCCAAGCCCTGTCACAGGGCTCAGAGCCAAGCTCGGAGAACGCCAATGACA CCATCATTTTGCGCAACCTGAACCCACACAGCACCATGGACTCCATCCTGGGGGCCCTGGCACCCTATGCAGTGCTGTCCTCCTCCAATGTACGCGTCATCAAGGACAAGCAGACTCAACTGAACCGCGGCTTCGCCTTCATCCAGCTCTCCACCATC gaggcAGCCCAGCTGCTGCAGATCCTGCAGGCCCTGCACCCGCCGCTCACCATCGATGGCAAGACCATCAATGTTGAATTTGCCAAGGGTTCTAAGAG GGACATGGCCTCCAATGAGGGCAGTCGCATCAATGCTGCCTCTGTGGCCAGCACTGCCATTGCTGCGGCCCAGTGGGCCATCTCACAG gcctcccagggtggggagggtgccTGGGCCACCCCCGAGGAGCCACCGGTCGACTACAGCTACTACCAACAGGATGAGGGCTATGGCGGCAGCCAGGGCACAGAGTCCTCCCTCTATGCCCATGGCTACCTCAAGGGCACCAAGGGCCCCAGCATCACTGGAACCAAAGGGGACGCAGCCGGAGCAG GTGCTGAAACCTCCCTGGAGCCTGGAGCGGACTCTGTGTCACTGCAGGGTTTCTCCCGTGCCCAACCTGGTGCCACCCCTGGCATCTACCAGCAGTCAGCAGCCGAGGCAAGCGGCAGCCAGGGCGCTGCTGCCAACAGTCAG TCATACACCATCATATCACCTGCTGTGCTCAAATCGGAGCTCCAGAGCCCCaaccatcccagctctgccctgccaCCAGCCACCAGCCCCACTGCCCAGGAGTCCTACAGCCAGTACC CTGTTCCTGACGTCTCCACCTACCAGTACGACGAGACATCCGGCTACTACTATGATCCCCAGACTGGCCTCTACTATGACCCCAACTCCCAG tatTACTACAACGCTCAGAGCCAGCAGTACCTGTACTGGGATGGGGAAAGGCGGACCTACGTTCCTGCCCTGGAGCAGTCAGCCGACGGCCATAAAGAGACAGGGGCACCCTCCAAGGagggcaaagagaagaaagagaagcacaAGACCAAGACAGCCCAACAG ATTGCCAAGGACATGGAACGCTGGGCTCGCAGTCtcaacaagcaaaaagaaaacttcaaaaacagCTTCCAGCCCATCAGTTCCCTGCGAGACGATGAAAGGCGGGAGTCGGCCACTGCAGATGCCGGCTACGCCATCCTGGAGAAGAAG GGAGCACTAGCTGAGAGACAGCACACCAGCATGGACCTCCCAAAACTGGCCAGCGAGGACCGCCCA AGCCCACCTCGGGGGCTGGTGGCAGCCTACAGTGGGGAGAGTGACAGTGAGGAGGAGCAGGAGCGAGGGGGCCCAGAGCGGGAGGAAAAGCTCACCGACTGGCAGAAGCTGGCCTGTCTGCTCTGCCGGCGCCAGTTCCCCAGCAAGGAGGCGCTCATCCGGCACCAGCAGCTCTCCGGGCTCCACAAG CAAAACCTTGAGATTCACCGGCGAGCCCACCTATCGGAAAATGAACTAGAAGCACTTGAGAAGAATGACATGGAG CAAATGAAGTACCGGGACCGCGCAGCTGAACGCAGAGAAAAGTATGGCATCCCTGAGCCACCAGAGCCCAAGAGGAGGAAGTATGGTGGCATGTCTGCAGCTTCCGT GGACTTTGAGCAGCCCACACGGGACGGGCTGGGCAGTGACAACATTGGCAGTCGCATGCTCCAGGCCATGGGCTGGAAAGAGGGCAGTGGCCTGGGCCGAAAGAAGCAAGGCATTGTGACGCCCATTGAG GCTCAGACACGGGTGCGGGGCTCTGGCTTAGGAGCCCGAGGCAGCTCCTATGGGGTCACCTCAACTGAGTCCTACAAGGAGACACTGCACAAGACAATGGTGACCCGCTTCAACGAGGCCCAGTGA
- the RBM10 gene encoding RNA-binding protein 10 isoform X5: protein MEYERRGGRGDRTGRYGAADRSQEDGGENRSRDHDYRDMDYRSYPREYGSQEGKHDYDDSSEEQSAEDSYEASPGSETQRRRRRRHRHSPTGPPGFPRDGDYRDQDYRTEQGEEEEEEEEEEEEEKASNIVMLRMLPQAATEDDIRAQLQSHGVQAREVRLMRNKSSGQSRGFAFVEFSHLQDATRWMEANQHSLNILGQKVSMHYSDPKPKINEDWLCNKCGVQNFKRREKCFKCGVPKSEAEQKLPLGTRLDQQTLPLGGRELSQGLLPLPQPYQAQGVLASQALSQGSEPSSENANDTIILRNLNPHSTMDSILGALAPYAVLSSSNVRVIKDKQTQLNRGFAFIQLSTIVEAAQLLQILQALHPPLTIDGKTINVEFAKGSKRDMASNEGSRINAASVASTAIAAAQWAISQASQGGEGAWATPEEPPVDYSYYQQDEGYGGSQGTESSLYAHGYLKGTKGPSITGTKGDAAGAGAETSLEPGADSVSLQGFSRAQPGATPGIYQQSAAEASGSQGAAANSQSYTIISPAVLKSELQSPNHPSSALPPATSPTAQESYSQYPVPDVSTYQYDETSGYYYDPQTGLYYDPNSQYYYNAQSQQYLYWDGERRTYVPALEQSADGHKETGAPSKEGKEKKEKHKTKTAQQIAKDMERWARSLNKQKENFKNSFQPISSLRDDERRESATADAGYAILEKKGALAERQHTSMDLPKLASEDRPSPPRGLVAAYSGESDSEEEQERGGPEREEKLTDWQKLACLLCRRQFPSKEALIRHQQLSGLHKQNLEIHRRAHLSENELEALEKNDMEQMKYRDRAAERREKYGIPEPPEPKRRKYGGMSAASVDFEQPTRDGLGSDNIGSRMLQAMGWKEGSGLGRKKQGIVTPIEAQTRVRGSGLGARGSSYGVTSTESYKETLHKTMVTRFNEAQ, encoded by the exons AGGTGGTCGTGGAGACAGGACTGGCCGCTATGGAGCCGCTGACCGTTCGCAGGAGGACGGTGGGGAAAACCGCAGCCGGGACCACGACTACCGGGACATGGACTACCGCTCATACCCCCGCGAGTATGGCAGCCAGGAAGGCAAGCACGATTATGACGACTCATCCGAGGAGCAGAGTGCAGAg GATTCCTACGAGGCCTCCCCGGGCTCCGAAACTCAGCgtaggcggcggcggcggcacaGGCACAGCCCCACTGGCCCGCCAGGCTTCCCCCGAGACGGCGACTATCGGGACCAGGACTATCGGACCGagcaaggggaggaggaggaggaggaggaggaggaggaggaggaggagaaggccagTAACATCGTCATGCTGAGGATGCTGCCACAGGCAGCCACTGAGGATGAC ATCCGTGCCCAGCTGCAGTCCCATGGCGTCCAAGCCCGGGAGGTCCGGCTGATGCGGAACAAATCCTCAG GTCAGAGCCGGGGCTTCGCCTTCGTCGAGTTTAGTCACTTGCAGGACGCTACACGATGGATGGAAGCCAATCAG CACTCCCTCAACATCCTGGGCCAGAAGGTGTCCATGCACTACAGCGACCCCAAGCCCAAGATCAATGAGGACTGGCTATGTAATAAG TGTGGCGTCCAGAACTTCAAACGCCGCGAGAAGTGCTTCAAATGTGGTGTGCCCAAGTCAG AGGCAGAGCAGAAGCTGCCCCTGGGCACAAGGCTGGATCAGCAGACACTTCCACTGGGTGGACGGGAGCTGAGCCAGGGCCTGCTCCCCCTGCCACAGCCCTACCAGGCCCAGGGAGTGCTAGCCTCCCAAGCCCTGTCACAGGGCTCAGAGCCAAGCTCGGAGAACGCCAATGACA CCATCATTTTGCGCAACCTGAACCCACACAGCACCATGGACTCCATCCTGGGGGCCCTGGCACCCTATGCAGTGCTGTCCTCCTCCAATGTACGCGTCATCAAGGACAAGCAGACTCAACTGAACCGCGGCTTCGCCTTCATCCAGCTCTCCACCATCGTG gaggcAGCCCAGCTGCTGCAGATCCTGCAGGCCCTGCACCCGCCGCTCACCATCGATGGCAAGACCATCAATGTTGAATTTGCCAAGGGTTCTAAGAG GGACATGGCCTCCAATGAGGGCAGTCGCATCAATGCTGCCTCTGTGGCCAGCACTGCCATTGCTGCGGCCCAGTGGGCCATCTCACAG gcctcccagggtggggagggtgccTGGGCCACCCCCGAGGAGCCACCGGTCGACTACAGCTACTACCAACAGGATGAGGGCTATGGCGGCAGCCAGGGCACAGAGTCCTCCCTCTATGCCCATGGCTACCTCAAGGGCACCAAGGGCCCCAGCATCACTGGAACCAAAGGGGACGCAGCCGGAGCAG GTGCTGAAACCTCCCTGGAGCCTGGAGCGGACTCTGTGTCACTGCAGGGTTTCTCCCGTGCCCAACCTGGTGCCACCCCTGGCATCTACCAGCAGTCAGCAGCCGAGGCAAGCGGCAGCCAGGGCGCTGCTGCCAACAGTCAG TCATACACCATCATATCACCTGCTGTGCTCAAATCGGAGCTCCAGAGCCCCaaccatcccagctctgccctgccaCCAGCCACCAGCCCCACTGCCCAGGAGTCCTACAGCCAGTACC CTGTTCCTGACGTCTCCACCTACCAGTACGACGAGACATCCGGCTACTACTATGATCCCCAGACTGGCCTCTACTATGACCCCAACTCCCAG tatTACTACAACGCTCAGAGCCAGCAGTACCTGTACTGGGATGGGGAAAGGCGGACCTACGTTCCTGCCCTGGAGCAGTCAGCCGACGGCCATAAAGAGACAGGGGCACCCTCCAAGGagggcaaagagaagaaagagaagcacaAGACCAAGACAGCCCAACAG ATTGCCAAGGACATGGAACGCTGGGCTCGCAGTCtcaacaagcaaaaagaaaacttcaaaaacagCTTCCAGCCCATCAGTTCCCTGCGAGACGATGAAAGGCGGGAGTCGGCCACTGCAGATGCCGGCTACGCCATCCTGGAGAAGAAG GGAGCACTAGCTGAGAGACAGCACACCAGCATGGACCTCCCAAAACTGGCCAGCGAGGACCGCCCA AGCCCACCTCGGGGGCTGGTGGCAGCCTACAGTGGGGAGAGTGACAGTGAGGAGGAGCAGGAGCGAGGGGGCCCAGAGCGGGAGGAAAAGCTCACCGACTGGCAGAAGCTGGCCTGTCTGCTCTGCCGGCGCCAGTTCCCCAGCAAGGAGGCGCTCATCCGGCACCAGCAGCTCTCCGGGCTCCACAAG CAAAACCTTGAGATTCACCGGCGAGCCCACCTATCGGAAAATGAACTAGAAGCACTTGAGAAGAATGACATGGAG CAAATGAAGTACCGGGACCGCGCAGCTGAACGCAGAGAAAAGTATGGCATCCCTGAGCCACCAGAGCCCAAGAGGAGGAAGTATGGTGGCATGTCTGCAGCTTCCGT GGACTTTGAGCAGCCCACACGGGACGGGCTGGGCAGTGACAACATTGGCAGTCGCATGCTCCAGGCCATGGGCTGGAAAGAGGGCAGTGGCCTGGGCCGAAAGAAGCAAGGCATTGTGACGCCCATTGAG GCTCAGACACGGGTGCGGGGCTCTGGCTTAGGAGCCCGAGGCAGCTCCTATGGGGTCACCTCAACTGAGTCCTACAAGGAGACACTGCACAAGACAATGGTGACCCGCTTCAACGAGGCCCAGTGA
- the RBM10 gene encoding RNA-binding protein 10 isoform X8, whose protein sequence is MEYERRGGRGDRTGRYGAADRSQEDGGENRSRDHDYRDMDYRSYPREYGSQEGKHDYDDSSEEQSAEIRAQLQSHGVQAREVRLMRNKSSGQSRGFAFVEFSHLQDATRWMEANQHSLNILGQKVSMHYSDPKPKINEDWLCNKCGVQNFKRREKCFKCGVPKSEAEQKLPLGTRLDQQTLPLGGRELSQGLLPLPQPYQAQGVLASQALSQGSEPSSENANDTIILRNLNPHSTMDSILGALAPYAVLSSSNVRVIKDKQTQLNRGFAFIQLSTIVEAAQLLQILQALHPPLTIDGKTINVEFAKGSKRDMASNEGSRINAASVASTAIAAAQWAISQASQGGEGAWATPEEPPVDYSYYQQDEGYGGSQGTESSLYAHGYLKGTKGPSITGTKGDAAGAGAETSLEPGADSVSLQGFSRAQPGATPGIYQQSAAEASGSQGAAANSQSYTIISPAVLKSELQSPNHPSSALPPATSPTAQESYSQYPVPDVSTYQYDETSGYYYDPQTGLYYDPNSQYYYNAQSQQYLYWDGERRTYVPALEQSADGHKETGAPSKEGKEKKEKHKTKTAQQIAKDMERWARSLNKQKENFKNSFQPISSLRDDERRESATADAGYAILEKKGALAERQHTSMDLPKLASEDRPSPPRGLVAAYSGESDSEEEQERGGPEREEKLTDWQKLACLLCRRQFPSKEALIRHQQLSGLHKQNLEIHRRAHLSENELEALEKNDMEQMKYRDRAAERREKYGIPEPPEPKRRKYGGMSAASVDFEQPTRDGLGSDNIGSRMLQAMGWKEGSGLGRKKQGIVTPIEAQTRVRGSGLGARGSSYGVTSTESYKETLHKTMVTRFNEAQ, encoded by the exons AGGTGGTCGTGGAGACAGGACTGGCCGCTATGGAGCCGCTGACCGTTCGCAGGAGGACGGTGGGGAAAACCGCAGCCGGGACCACGACTACCGGGACATGGACTACCGCTCATACCCCCGCGAGTATGGCAGCCAGGAAGGCAAGCACGATTATGACGACTCATCCGAGGAGCAGAGTGCAGAg ATCCGTGCCCAGCTGCAGTCCCATGGCGTCCAAGCCCGGGAGGTCCGGCTGATGCGGAACAAATCCTCAG GTCAGAGCCGGGGCTTCGCCTTCGTCGAGTTTAGTCACTTGCAGGACGCTACACGATGGATGGAAGCCAATCAG CACTCCCTCAACATCCTGGGCCAGAAGGTGTCCATGCACTACAGCGACCCCAAGCCCAAGATCAATGAGGACTGGCTATGTAATAAG TGTGGCGTCCAGAACTTCAAACGCCGCGAGAAGTGCTTCAAATGTGGTGTGCCCAAGTCAG AGGCAGAGCAGAAGCTGCCCCTGGGCACAAGGCTGGATCAGCAGACACTTCCACTGGGTGGACGGGAGCTGAGCCAGGGCCTGCTCCCCCTGCCACAGCCCTACCAGGCCCAGGGAGTGCTAGCCTCCCAAGCCCTGTCACAGGGCTCAGAGCCAAGCTCGGAGAACGCCAATGACA CCATCATTTTGCGCAACCTGAACCCACACAGCACCATGGACTCCATCCTGGGGGCCCTGGCACCCTATGCAGTGCTGTCCTCCTCCAATGTACGCGTCATCAAGGACAAGCAGACTCAACTGAACCGCGGCTTCGCCTTCATCCAGCTCTCCACCATCGTG gaggcAGCCCAGCTGCTGCAGATCCTGCAGGCCCTGCACCCGCCGCTCACCATCGATGGCAAGACCATCAATGTTGAATTTGCCAAGGGTTCTAAGAG GGACATGGCCTCCAATGAGGGCAGTCGCATCAATGCTGCCTCTGTGGCCAGCACTGCCATTGCTGCGGCCCAGTGGGCCATCTCACAG gcctcccagggtggggagggtgccTGGGCCACCCCCGAGGAGCCACCGGTCGACTACAGCTACTACCAACAGGATGAGGGCTATGGCGGCAGCCAGGGCACAGAGTCCTCCCTCTATGCCCATGGCTACCTCAAGGGCACCAAGGGCCCCAGCATCACTGGAACCAAAGGGGACGCAGCCGGAGCAG GTGCTGAAACCTCCCTGGAGCCTGGAGCGGACTCTGTGTCACTGCAGGGTTTCTCCCGTGCCCAACCTGGTGCCACCCCTGGCATCTACCAGCAGTCAGCAGCCGAGGCAAGCGGCAGCCAGGGCGCTGCTGCCAACAGTCAG TCATACACCATCATATCACCTGCTGTGCTCAAATCGGAGCTCCAGAGCCCCaaccatcccagctctgccctgccaCCAGCCACCAGCCCCACTGCCCAGGAGTCCTACAGCCAGTACC CTGTTCCTGACGTCTCCACCTACCAGTACGACGAGACATCCGGCTACTACTATGATCCCCAGACTGGCCTCTACTATGACCCCAACTCCCAG tatTACTACAACGCTCAGAGCCAGCAGTACCTGTACTGGGATGGGGAAAGGCGGACCTACGTTCCTGCCCTGGAGCAGTCAGCCGACGGCCATAAAGAGACAGGGGCACCCTCCAAGGagggcaaagagaagaaagagaagcacaAGACCAAGACAGCCCAACAG ATTGCCAAGGACATGGAACGCTGGGCTCGCAGTCtcaacaagcaaaaagaaaacttcaaaaacagCTTCCAGCCCATCAGTTCCCTGCGAGACGATGAAAGGCGGGAGTCGGCCACTGCAGATGCCGGCTACGCCATCCTGGAGAAGAAG GGAGCACTAGCTGAGAGACAGCACACCAGCATGGACCTCCCAAAACTGGCCAGCGAGGACCGCCCA AGCCCACCTCGGGGGCTGGTGGCAGCCTACAGTGGGGAGAGTGACAGTGAGGAGGAGCAGGAGCGAGGGGGCCCAGAGCGGGAGGAAAAGCTCACCGACTGGCAGAAGCTGGCCTGTCTGCTCTGCCGGCGCCAGTTCCCCAGCAAGGAGGCGCTCATCCGGCACCAGCAGCTCTCCGGGCTCCACAAG CAAAACCTTGAGATTCACCGGCGAGCCCACCTATCGGAAAATGAACTAGAAGCACTTGAGAAGAATGACATGGAG CAAATGAAGTACCGGGACCGCGCAGCTGAACGCAGAGAAAAGTATGGCATCCCTGAGCCACCAGAGCCCAAGAGGAGGAAGTATGGTGGCATGTCTGCAGCTTCCGT GGACTTTGAGCAGCCCACACGGGACGGGCTGGGCAGTGACAACATTGGCAGTCGCATGCTCCAGGCCATGGGCTGGAAAGAGGGCAGTGGCCTGGGCCGAAAGAAGCAAGGCATTGTGACGCCCATTGAG GCTCAGACACGGGTGCGGGGCTCTGGCTTAGGAGCCCGAGGCAGCTCCTATGGGGTCACCTCAACTGAGTCCTACAAGGAGACACTGCACAAGACAATGGTGACCCGCTTCAACGAGGCCCAGTGA